The following coding sequences are from one Phalacrocorax carbo chromosome 13, bPhaCar2.1, whole genome shotgun sequence window:
- the PAPSS2 gene encoding bifunctional 3'-phosphoadenosine 5'-phosphosulfate synthase 2, whose translation MSSRQQTESTNVVYQAHHVSRSKRGQVVGTRGGFRGCTVWLTGLSGAGKTTIGFALEEYLVSHGIPCYSLDGDNVRHGLNKNLGFSPEDREENIRRIAEVARLFADAGLVCITSFISPFAKDRQNARKIHEAAGLPFFEIFVDAPLNICESRDVKGLYKKARAGEIKGFTGIDSEYEKPESPELVLKTNVASVSECIQQVVELLQTQNIVPHSLIKDVLELFVPENKLDSVRAEAEMLPFVEITKLDLQWVQVLSEGWATPLTGFMREAEYLQVIHFGTLLNDGVVNLSIPIVLPISTEDKERLEGCEMLALSYAGRRVAVLKNPEYFAHRKEERCARIWGTTCAKHPHVKMVMESGDWLVGGDLLVLEKIKWNDGLDQYRLTPLALKQKFREMNADAVFAFQLRNPVHNGHALLMQDTRRQLLERGYKNPVLLLHPLGGWTKDDDVPLEWRMKQHAAVLEEQVLDPKSTIVAIFPSPMLYAGPTEVQWHCRARMIAGANFYIVGRDPAGMPHPETKKDLYEPTQGGKVLSMAPGLTSVEIIPFRVAAYNKLKKAMDFYDPKRHDDFDFISGTRMRKLAREGENPPDGFMAPKAWKVLTEYYQSLEKKN comes from the exons GCCTTTCTGGAGCTGGCAAGACAACCATTGGCTTTGCTCTGGAGGAGTACTTGGTCTCTCATGGCATCCCTTGCTATTCCCTGGATGGTGATAATGTTCGGCATGGCTTGAATAAAAACCTGGGTTTCTCACCTGAGGACCGCGAGGAGAACATCCGCCGCATTGCAGAGGTGGCCAGGCTGTTTGCTGATGCTGGGCTCGTCTGCATAACTAgtttcatttctccttttgcGAAG GATCGTCAAAACGCACGGAAAATTCATGAGGCAGCTGGACTTCCTTTCTTTGAAATCTTTGTAGATGCTCCTCTAAATATTTGTGAAAGTAGAGATGTGAAGGGTCTGTACAAAAAGGCAAGAGCTGGAGAGATCAAAG GATTCACGGGGATTGACTCAGAGTATGAGAAGCCTGAATCTCCTGAACTAGTGTTGAAAACGAACGTTGCGTCAGTGTCTGAATGTATTCAGCAGGTTGTGGAGCTCCTCCAAACACAA aACATTGTGCCCCATAGCTTGATTAAGGATGTTCTTGAGCTGTTTGTACCTGAAAATAAACTCGATAGCGTCCGAGCTGAAGCAGAGATGCTGCCATTTGTCGAGATCACTAAG CTGGATCTGCAGTGGGTGCAGGTGCTGAGCGAAGGCTGGGCCACTCCGCTGACCGGCTTCATGCGCGAGGCAGAGTACTTGCAAGTGATCCATTTTGGCACCCTGCTGAATG ATGGCGTGGTCAACCTGAGCATCCCCATCGTGCTGCCGATCTCCACAGAGGACAAGGAGCGGCTGGAGGGCTGCGAGATGCTGGCGCTCAGCTACGCAGGGCGGAGGGTGGCGGTCCTGAAGAACCCCGAGTACTTTGCGCACAGGAAGGAGGAGCGCTGCGCCCGCATCTGGGGCACCACCTGCGCGAAGCACCCACACGTCAAG ATGGTGATGGAGAGCGGAGACTGGCTGGTTGGTGGAGACCTCCTCGTGCTGGAGAAGATCAAATGGAATGATGGGCTGGACCAGTACCGCCTGACACCACTCGCTCTCAAGCAGAAGTTCAGAGAAATGAATGCTG aTGCTGTCTTTGCATTTCAGTTGCGCAACCCCGTCCACAACGGGCACGCCCTGCTCATGCAGGACACGCGGCGCCAGCTTTTGGAGAGGGGTTACAAAAACCCTGTGCTTCTCCTGCACCCCCTGGGAGGATGGACCAAAGATGATGATGTCCCACTGGAGTGGCGGATGAAGCAGCACGCAGCAGTGCTGGAGGAGCAAGTCCTGGACCCCAAGTCAACCATTGTTGCCATCTTCCCCTCTCCCATGCTCTATGCTGGCCCCACAGAG GTGCAGTGGCACTGCCGAGCTCGCATGATTGCTGGGGCCAATTTCTACATCGTGGGGCGTGACCCTGCAGGCATGCCTCACCCTGAGACCAAGAAGGACCTCTACGAGCCCACGCAAGGAGGGAAGGTCCTCAGCATGGCACCGGGCCTGACCTCAGTGGAAATCATCCCCTTCCGGGTGGCTGCTTacaataaactgaaaaaggCCATGGATTTTTATGACCCAAAAAG GCATGACGATTTTGACTTCATCTCAGGAACACGCATGAGGAAGCTTGCTCGCGAAGGTGAAAACCCACCAGACGGCTTCATGGCCCCCAAAGCGTGGAAAGTCCTAACTGAGTACTACCAGTcgctggaaaaaaagaattaa